One window from the genome of Macrobrachium rosenbergii isolate ZJJX-2024 chromosome 2, ASM4041242v1, whole genome shotgun sequence encodes:
- the LOC136842855 gene encoding uncharacterized protein yields MNESVIMCSPCTAINYFNTTLFQHVLAFCHPSVAFILLIHIQPSPMPPHVHIHPSPSPSSSTSSRRLHPPHPHPAVTFTLLIHIQPSPSPSSSTSSRHLHPPHPHPAVTFTLLIHIHPSPSPSSSTSSCHLHLHPPHPHPSVTFTLLIHIHHLHPPHPTSSRHLPPSSTSSIAFTLLIHIQPVHLHPPHPHPAVLHPSLIHIQPSPSPSSSSINHPLPSSSPHPANLPPPHPHPAVAFTLLIHIYPSPSPSSSTSSRHLHPPHPHPAVIFTLLIHNHPSPLPSSSTFIRHLHPPHQHSSITFTLLIYIHPSLSPPLIHIHPSHLPPSSSHHFPPSMRLSSTSIKKSRHPPHPTFITFTLLITIIRSRCPPQPQSFIVHPHPHPSVTFTLLIHNHSSPSPSSSTSIRHLHLHPPHPQTPHHR; encoded by the coding sequence ATGAATGAATCGGTTATTATGTGCTCTCCTTGCACCGCCATCAACTACTTCAACACAACCCTCTTCCAGCACGTCTTGGCATTCTGTCATCCATCCGTCGCCTTCATCCTCCTCATCCACATCCAGCCGTCACCCATGCCTCCTCATGTCCACATCCATCCGTCACCTTCACCCTCCTCATCCACATCCAGCCGTCGCCTTCACCCTCCTCATCCACATCCAGCCGTCACCTTCACCCTCCTCATCCACATCCAGCCGTCGCCTTCACCCTCCTCATCCACATCCAGCCGTCACCTTCACCCTCCTCATCCACATCCAGCCGTCACCTTCACCCTCCTCATCCACATTCATCCGTCACCTTCACCCTCCTCATCCACATCCAGCTGCCACCTTCACCTTCACCCTCCTCATCCACATCCATCCGTCACCTTCACCCTCCTCATCCACATTCATCACCTTCACCCTCCTCATCCCACATCCAGCCGTCACCTTCCACCCTCATCCACATCCAGCATCGCCTTCACCCTCCTCATCCACATCCAGCCCGTCCACCTTCACCCTCCTCATCCACATCCAGCCGTCCTTCACCCCTCCCTCATCCACATCCAGCCGTCACCTTCACCCTCCTCATCATCAATAAATCACCCTTTACCCTCCTCATCCCCACATCCAGCAAATCTGCCCCCTCCTCATCCACATCCAGCCGTCGCCTTCACCCTCCTCATCCACATCTATCCGTCACCTTCACCCTCCTCATCCACATCCAGCCGTCACCTTCACCCTCCTCACCCACATCCAGCCGTCATCTTTACCCTCCTCATTCACAATCATCCGTCACCTTTACCCTCCTCATCCACATTCATCCGTCACCTTCACCCTCCTCATCAACATTCATCCATCACCTTCACCCTCCTCATCTACATCCATCCGTCACTTTCACCTCCACTCATCCACATTCATCCATCACACCTTCCACCCTCCTCATCACATCACTTCCCACCTTCCATGCGCCTCTCATCCACATCCATCAAGAAATCACGCCACCCTCCTCATCCCACATTCATCACCTTCACCCTCCTCATCACAATCATTCGCTCACGCTGCCCTCCTCAACCACAATCATTCATCGTTCACCCTCACCCACATCCATCCGTCACCTTCACCCTCCTCATCCACAATCATTCATCACCTTCACCCTCCTCATCCACATCCATCCGTCACCTTCACCTTCACCCTCCTCACCCGCAGACTCCTCATCACCGATGA